The Trueperaceae bacterium genome includes a region encoding these proteins:
- a CDS encoding (Fe-S)-binding protein — protein MRVSLFIPCYVDTLFPQAGIAMTRVLERLGLEVDFPEEQTCCGQMHFNTGYQQEALTLARRFVEIFEGSDAVVAPSASCVGMVREFYRYLANEHGDPELLERVTRLAPRTFEFSEFLVDRLGVEDVGAYFPHRVTYHPTCHSLRGIRVGDAPYRLLRAVRGIELVPLPDAQSCCGFGGTFAVKNSATSSAMLSDKVANVLTTRAEYCVAVDNSCLMQIGGALSRGKTGVRTLHLAEVLASTDQGLREGLTGPPDVLASTGEGPAEDPALAHEPTPAHEPATIRPEAEL, from the coding sequence TTGCGCGTCTCACTGTTCATCCCCTGTTACGTCGACACCCTCTTCCCCCAGGCCGGCATCGCCATGACCCGGGTACTCGAGCGACTGGGCCTGGAGGTCGACTTCCCGGAGGAGCAGACTTGCTGCGGGCAGATGCACTTCAACACCGGCTACCAGCAGGAGGCCCTAACGCTGGCGCGGCGCTTCGTGGAGATCTTCGAGGGGAGCGATGCCGTCGTCGCCCCCTCTGCCTCCTGCGTCGGCATGGTGCGCGAGTTCTACCGGTACCTGGCGAACGAGCACGGCGACCCCGAGCTTCTGGAGCGGGTGACGCGGTTGGCCCCCCGCACCTTCGAGTTCTCCGAGTTCCTGGTGGACCGCTTGGGCGTGGAGGACGTGGGCGCCTACTTCCCGCACCGCGTCACCTACCACCCGACCTGCCACAGCCTCCGTGGGATCCGGGTGGGCGACGCTCCATACCGGCTCCTGCGCGCGGTGAGGGGGATCGAGCTGGTGCCGCTGCCCGACGCACAGAGCTGCTGCGGTTTCGGCGGGACCTTCGCGGTGAAGAACTCTGCCACCAGTAGCGCGATGCTGAGCGACAAGGTGGCCAACGTGCTGACTACCAGAGCCGAGTACTGTGTCGCCGTGGACAACTCGTGCCTGATGCAGATCGGCGGAGCGTTGTCGCGCGGCAAGACCGGCGTGCGCACGCTCCACCTCGCCGAGGTGCTGGCGTCCACGGACCAGGGTCTGAGGGAGGGACTGACGGGTCCCCCTGACGTGCTGGCGTCGACGGGGGAGGGTCCGGCGGAGGATCCAGCGCTCGCCCACGAACCGACGCCCGCCCACGAACCGGCGACCATCCGGCCCGAGGCCGAACTCTGA